Genomic window (Chrysiogenia bacterium):
TCACCCGGTGGATGAGCGAGCCGGTGGACCTGCGCATCCCGGGCGGCGAGACCATTCGCGAAGTGGCCTCCCGGATGGCGGCGGGCCTGCGATCGGTGCGCGAGAGAGCCCACGGGCGCCGCGTGCTGGTGGTCTCCCACAACCTGGCGATTTCGGCCGGTCTGGCCGAGTTGCTGGGCGAGGGGCCCGAGCACTTTCGCCGCTACCGCCAGGAGCCCTGCGCCATCAACCGCATCGAGTGGCACGAAGAGCCGCTGAGCCTCCACGTGTGCAACGACTACTCCTTCCTGCCGCCAGAGCAGCATCCGGTGAAGTACGGTCCCCATGCAGAGTAACTTGCAACTGAATCTGGGTTTTGTCCCGCGCCCGAAGATCCGGCGCGT
Coding sequences:
- a CDS encoding histidine phosphatase family protein; translation: MQLLLVRHGETDWNLEQRFQGVSDVPLCERGRAQAASLRAHLGDEGFDAVFASPLQRALETAEILSGLSREEIEVIPEIQEMNQGKLEGLTWKELLAEHPEIITRWMSEPVDLRIPGGETIREVASRMAAGLRSVRERAHGRRVLVVSHNLAISAGLAELLGEGPEHFRRYRQEPCAINRIEWHEEPLSLHVCNDYSFLPPEQHPVKYGPHAE